A single genomic interval of Methylophilales bacterium MBRSF5 harbors:
- a CDS encoding inorganic polyphosphate kinase, whose translation MNFKKIAIIGKYNNLKEDPSFLDKLKSLIKFIDDQGLQVFIEEKTEQQFKINRHQSITLAECSNVDLIIVLGGDGTMLGVARAVSHLNVPIVGINQGRFGFLADVSFGDMENELSQILQGAYELDKRMLLQVKVMRDDNLIYESIAFNDVVIKSGSRLIELELSVDQKLLHKQRSDGIIIATPTGTTAYALSAGGPILHPTINAVSIVPISPHTLSNRPIALDATKPISAKIIDMDEGFLSVDGQIKFPLDLRDKISINKSKNTITILHPKEYCYFEMLRNKLNWG comes from the coding sequence ATGAACTTTAAAAAAATTGCCATTATTGGAAAATACAATAATCTTAAGGAGGACCCCAGCTTTTTGGACAAGCTAAAAAGCCTTATAAAGTTTATAGACGATCAAGGGCTTCAAGTATTTATTGAAGAAAAAACAGAGCAACAATTCAAAATTAACCGGCATCAATCCATTACCTTGGCTGAATGTAGTAATGTTGACCTAATTATTGTGCTAGGTGGAGATGGCACTATGCTGGGGGTCGCAAGAGCTGTTTCGCATCTCAATGTTCCTATTGTAGGAATCAATCAAGGACGTTTTGGTTTTTTAGCGGATGTTAGTTTTGGTGATATGGAAAATGAGCTGTCTCAAATCTTACAAGGCGCTTATGAGCTGGATAAACGCATGCTTTTGCAGGTAAAAGTAATGAGAGATGATAATCTAATATATGAATCTATTGCCTTCAATGATGTTGTTATTAAAAGCGGTTCGCGATTAATTGAATTAGAATTGAGTGTAGATCAGAAATTACTCCATAAACAAAGATCGGATGGAATAATCATTGCTACCCCTACAGGAACCACAGCTTATGCACTGTCTGCAGGTGGCCCAATTCTTCATCCGACAATTAATGCTGTTTCAATTGTTCCCATTAGCCCTCATACTCTCAGCAATAGGCCCATCGCATTAGACGCAACAAAACCCATATCTGCAAAAATTATTGATATGGATGAGGGTTTTCTGAGTGTGGATGGTCAAATAAAATTTCCATTAGACTTGAGAGATAAAATTTCAATTAATAAGTCGAAAAATACAATTACTATTCTCCATCCAAAAGAGTATTGTTACTTTGAGATGCTCAGAAACAAATTAAACTGGGGTTAA